TGTTTGCTCCCTCTTGCTTCATTACCCTTTCGggagaaaaattgattagtcCAATTCATCTAAGCAATCCCCAGGCCACAATGCAACTGCATCCaattttgaatatgttttttatttccttttttccaatttttttgtgcTTATTTAGGACATGACGTGTCTTTCTTGAGAAATGTAGATCGAGCTTTAAGTTATGTAATGCTCAAAAGCTTTAGAACCTGAACTTTACTTTCTTCTATTCATGTTGAGGCTCGTATGAATGCAAGCTGGGGTGACTTTTGGGGAGGTGCTTTTATGGAAATTCGATCAATGTGTAACACAGCTCAAATGGGTTGATGCTGCCTACTTCTCAATCTATCCCTTTAACTAATGCCTAGTGGAGCTGATTCttcataacaaatcaaattAGGTTGCAAATATCTATTGCCCGAGAGCAATGGTTTGAAGAAACTTGCATCCTCTTAGTTTGacttttcatttcattgatatcCCTTTCCAATATTACCTTCATCTCACACTTCCAACCTCTACTTTCCCACAATTTATATAAGATACTCGGAGTCTTCGCAAAGAGGCTATAAGAGCCAAATTCATCAGTTATAAATATAAGGAGagacaaagacaaaaaaaaagaaaatctcaaaaaaagCCATTCCGCAAACCCTTATACTTCTATGAACGTTCATAGattattttttctctatttcacTTCTCGCTcttcttatttttgtattttcctttctacatGAAAAAAGCCTAAGAAAAGGGAATATAAAGTAGTTCTGGACTGGTCCATCGTCTCCAAAAATATGAGAGAAGCTTGTAGTAGAACATATCCTTTTTTAACCCACCCTAGTGTGAGCTCACATGGGTATCATCAACACCACACACAAAATGGTGACTACTAATCCCTGAGTCCAAGTGGCAACTGAAAATTCTATCACGTGACGTGGTCATGTGGTACTAACTGAGACTGGCTTCCCACGACCCATCGTGAATCCTCTTGTTCCATCTGGCATGCAAGGTCCCGGAGACTGCTTCGCCACAACAGTCATGAGACTGGTGAGATGTTCAAAGAAGAAGCCCCCAAATGATTTCCCCGATTATTCTAATGGTATTGGCCTCTTCTACGTCCTCTTCCCCGGCCTCGGCCTCAGCCTCGCCCTGTCCTCTGCCCGAACTCTTTATCGGTGGCATTCTCCTTCCCCTACATCGTCATGGAATCCAAGTTTTCAAACTGATCCTAAACCAGTAGTGCTCCCATACAGAAGTCAACCAAAGGTCCAAATTTGCGATTTAATTTTGGCATCATTTTAGTTTTAAGACAGACTATTTAAACCAAACTGACCATAACCAAAGTGAAACATTCTATCTGATTGGAATTTACCTCCACAGGCTTGGTTCTTTTTGTGctttaaaaaatatcaaactacAGATAGTTTGGCTCTAAAGTTTCTCCAAATCAAACTACGAACCTTACACACAAGAGACGCCTCACAGAACGAGGGATGGGTCCCACCTAttaatatcttttctttttatgacaagTAGATCTACCCATTCACCATAGCGACAGCAAAATCTCACAGCCTGATATTACTCACTTCTGGAATAAAAAGGCTTATCACAGCAATCCAACTATTTCTAAGTTGATGGAAATAAATAATCATTGCAGCATTGTGTCACACTACCAAAGATTGAGACAACACTCACCATATTCCCCTGGAAGTGAGCATCAAATTGCTCAAAAGACTCTTCAAGTTGTTTCTCTGGTCGTTGCTCAGATATAgaagcatcttcttcttcccaggGTTCTTCTCCATCATGTCCCTTCTTCCCCCATGCTTGAGAGGGTTTTTGACTAGGAGCGGGAAAAACCAACAAAGATGAATTATCCCAGTTTAGCAAAGTGCATTAAAGCCAAACAAATCTTCaatcaatattttattaaaagcCGAAAGGCATGCACGTAACACAAAATGAAGTGAAGATCCCCAGTCTGTCACCCAGCTTTCAGCAAGACTGCAGTAGAATCTACCATGCATAGAATGTGAAGTGAAGTTGAGCATACAATCGAGGCTTTGAACTAGAAAaatttttaactataaaaaatctgCTATCCCACCTGCACTGAGCTAACACTGATTCTACAGAAAAATGTTAATATTTTAACAGTCACattcattcaaatttttttttgcacaacATACTGTGAACATGCAAGTAGCATTAATTCAGTCGCATCAAAAGCAGGATGAGCAGATGCTAGATTCCTAAGTGGAAAATGTCAGTTCTTATCAGTGACTTTCTATGCATGATTTCATTTGCAAggtttcatttcttttcacatCACAGACATTGTCAACCCTGTAAGTGCCATTTATTCAGCCAAAAAAGGGACGGGCAGCTTTTGGATGTGGtcatttttactattttcaaaATGATGGCTACCTATCTTTTTACCATAGATTTACATAAATTTGGAAACTAATGCTTTCGTGcaactaaagaagaaaaagaggaacagATACCCCGTGTCTATGCATTAAATGAACCCTGAGGCCACTTCTCTAGTTCCCCTTATCATTTAACTCTTCAACCTCCAATAATAGGACATGTACATTTTAATTATGATGAAAACATTATACATCATGATGCATCTTACTGATAGTGGGAGTACTCACTGTTTTCTCGGCTACATTGATGGATTCATATTCCACAAAAGCATAAAATATACAATGTCAGATATTAAGGACCTATCTGGATTGACATTTACTTTTTGCTTAATCTAAAACTCATGCACTTTGATTCTTTTTCAATCTGAAACTCCTTAAATTTCAGAGCCCTTAAATGATGACACATAGACTCACATAAGATTTTTCATTAtagtttaaaatttgaaaaatattttcaattttggtggaaaagaaaaaagtacctTTTGCTTTTAGTTAAGTCCAAACAAACACGCCCTAAACTTTCATGAGCAGACTTGACTATAAAAGAATATCGATTGTGCTTAATCAAAATTCAACGAGATAGACTACAGATGATTATCTTTGttgatatccaataaaaatgaaCACAGAGACAAAGGCCATCAGACACTTCATCAATCCATGATTCTAAACTATAGAACAGAAACACAATATGAAATAATGCATGAAGTTACTATAGAGTCTCACGCAACCAAAATAGAGGGCCTACCACTACAGTGATTAATagtaaaaaagatgaaaaaaatcaaaacaatgattaGAAGTTTGAATATCCTCGTTCATCTCATCAGAGAGCTGCGAATACCTTGTTAGTATAATGCATGCCATCAGCCTTTCCTGATCTGGGTGCTAAAGAAGCTCCACCATTGGAAGCTTGAGGCTAATGGCTACAAATTGCCTTCACACTAAAAAAATGGCTCAATCAAACTATAGTGTAAGGAAGATGGACACTTATTAAAAGAGAAGTCACTTTTGCAGCCTCAATTTCCTATAAAAAGATTTTACTACCTCCCAACTGCTGAGAAAAGTTTCATAAGGTTCTGGTGTGCAATGATCCTCTGGTAGGTTTTCTGCAATGACGACTCGTGACTGCAATTTCAAATGGAGTAAATAAGATTGCCTGAACAATTATGGCCTATCGGATCGCTTGATAAAAGGAAGCAAACAACAAGAGACATGGTGGTTTCATCCACACCAAGAACTGGACATTAGAATAGAAAAGGGACCTTACACCAATTATCTAGTAAATCCAATTGAACAGAACAAAGACTTAATCCACTCCACCGTCCATTACCCAACCAGAGAGCAAATTAAGAAAATCTCCAAGTAATGGCATATGCTCAAATAGTAAAAGAGTAAAGCTGGGGAAAACCACAAAAGTAAACATACTTGCAGCTCCTCCATGTCTGAGTCAGTCAAAGGATACTGCCGTTTCACTTTCCTCCTATCTTCACTAACTATCTGAATAACACAGCAAGTCAGCAACAAGTAAAGTTAGaagtgaaaaatgagaaaaaagatcaGAAGAAAATTAAAGTGCTTCAGTATATCATGAAATAACAATGGAAACTCACACGTTTTGACAAGTTCTGCAATATAGAAGAAAGCTGGGCATTGCTAGTAATGAGAACTTTGATCTTCTTGAAGGAAGCGATGAGGGATATTGGAACTATAGAGAGATGGAAGAAGCTATTAGTACTGCATCACTTCAGCCAAAATAGAAGATGCTCTAGATATAATGAGCGCCTTCGACAATAAATACTCAACAAAGAAGCTAAGCGACTGTATAACAAGTTCAGAAGAATGACTTATGGCATATAAATGTCCTAGAATTAGAGCAAGGGACTTGCATATAACATAATAATATGGCCATAAGATCTCAAACTACAGATCTTACCATATCCTTCAGGATCTTTGCTGATGAACCTCATCAGGTGGTTGGTGGTAGCATAGTTTATATCATTCAAATAATACTCCACCTACAAAGGTGAATTCCCCAAACATTTTCAGATGCTAACGAATCACGTGtttgatttggaagaagaagtGAAGTGATTGTGTGCAAGAATTGaaaccaaaatccaattctctcAGGCAATAAATTCCCACTCCTAAACCCACAGTTCAAAGTGCATgcaatggggcatgaaaaagtgaAGCCCTAAATGTCGTCAGAACTTATAACTTAAGTATGGCCTCTATACACAGGAAGTGTCAAGAAGAACAGACAAAACACGTTATAGAGGACAACTAGGAAACACAACTTTTGTTGCTACGTGTGATAACTTCCATGGAACGACACACTCCTTATATCAAATGAACATaactaaattaaacaaaacaacGCACATGACCCTCTACGTGCAGTCAAACCCATGAGTTTCACAAGGAACAGTCAGCCAAGTATTAGATATTGAGATGGATGGTGTAAGGAccaatttatcataattcataaaCAAAAACGCACGAGGGGCAACATTTCTTAAACAATTAGGCATATGATATGATTGAAGGAGCATTGCATTTCTAATCAGAAAAAccttccattccaataatgcaCCTGCATAATCCAAAAGAAACAACATAGAAATTAAATATGCCAAAAAGCATGCTCAAATATATGCAGTAGACATCATaccagattaaaaaaaaaaaaaaattagacactGATCAAAGCAAACCGAAGAGTAcagaaaaaaagaggggaaataTCAACCATGACGGATGGCCAATCCACTATCCTCAATTCTTAACAGCAAAGAAACAATCACTTTGAGGATGTCAATTCTTAGCACATTGACCGACACAACTATTTATTCACTTCTATATTGCGACAAAATCATGAGAGGGCGGACCGACAATATCTGCAGATGCTCAACATCcagaaagattgagaaaaacaGCACCATTTGAAGCCAAGATGGCCTACAAATGGCCCAAGATACCTGCTGCAGACGCACGTACAAGAGATCGAGCAATACCTGCTGCAGATGTATCTACAAACTTAAACATTAACATCGCACCGAGTagaatccaaaaataaaaataaaaaaactaacctTCGGACGTATGGGAGCTGCCAATGGGGCTGCGAgaggcgacggcgacggcgtcggCGGCGTCCGCGTTCAGGAGCAGGGGGCGCTTcgcggaggaaagagagagagagagagagagagcagagcgacCTGACCTTCGCTCGCGGAGAGGGGAGGCCAAAACGCGAGCAGGGGGTCATCGACGTCGGGGTTGGCCAGCAGGACGCttcgcagagagagagagagagagagaggagcggagctcgcgagagggaggcggaggggcgtcggcgtcgcggtTCGCTCTATTCGCTGGAAGAGAGGGGTGATGACGAGAGAGAAAGCActgaaacttttttcttttttttttatttctctgaACCCTCCACGATTTTGGGAGAGAGATGGTCTGcggaggagagaggaggagaagtgTGTGCAGAGGTGAGGCAGGGTCTatggaaggaagagaagaaattttgaattcctGAACGTGGGACCCGGATTACACGTGGACGACACGTGTCGAATTTTGTGTGATTTTCCATTTCGCTTTAGTGTTTCacctacctaatattttctcctattatATTCTATGTAGATGCTCGTTTATGCACAGAAGACATCTGTCCATTAGAAAGCTCCTCTTCGCCCTCCACTCCTCCACCTGTGCTGTGCTATCCGAACCAGAACCCAATAAAATTTCCCTTCTCTGTTCAGCCTTCACATATTCCTTcttcccaaaaaagaaacatactTGCCCGTCCATTTTGCGAACGAACaagggaaaacaaaaataaagagatcTCGCAGACTCCAACTGACCAGAAGATTTACTAATCACGATGTCGGAGGAGACGATTTCGAAGTTTCACATGGCCATGTTTCCATGGTTCGCAGTTGGTCACATCACCCCATATCTCCACCTCTCCAACGAACTCGCCAAGAGAGGCCACAAaatctccttcttcttgccCAGGAAAGCACTAATTCTCTTGGAAAACCTCAATCTACACCCCAACCTCATCACCTTCCACCCGCTCACCGTCCCCTCGGTCGCCACCCTCCCTCCAGGGACTGAAACCGCCTCCGACATCCCCTTCTCCGACTCTCCCTTTCTCGCTGCTGCCATGGACCTCACTCGCCCCCAGTTAGAGGTCTCCCTGCAGGCCATGCAGCCCGACTTCATCTTCTACGACTATGCCCATTGGATCCCTCAAGTGGCCAGGCCGCTCGGCATCAGGACAGTCTGCTATAATGTTATTTCAGCGGCTGCAATTGCCATGGTCCTCGTGCCGGCGCGTGAGGTGACGCAGGGGAAACCGTGCACGGAGGAAGAGCTGGAAAAGCCACCCAATGGGTACCCATCAAAAACGGCGGTGCTGCGTGGCAGCGAAGCCCGACCGCTCATATTCATATCCCTGCTGTCTGGAGACAACATCACATTCTATGGCCGCGGCACGACCGCCATGCGGGAGTGCGACGCGATCGCCTTGCGAACGTGCCAAGAAATAGAAAGGGACTTCTGTGCCTACATCAGCGGTCAATACGGTAAACCTGTCTTCTTAACTGGCCCGGTCTTGCCTAAGCCCGATATGAAGCTGCTGGATGAGAAGTGGGCCGAGTGGCTCGGCCAGTTCAAGCCAGGTTCCGTGGTGTTCTGCGCGTTTGGGAGCCAGCACGTTCTTGAAAAGGGCCAGTTCCAAGAACTCCTGCGAGGTTTTGAGTCCACAGGTTTGCCATTTTTGATATCTCTCAGACCACCAATCGGGACAAACTCTGTAGAAGAAGCTTTTCCTGAGGGTTTCGAAGAGAGAGTCCGAGGAGAGGAGTGGTTCACGGCGGTTGGGTCCAACAGCCACTGATCTTGAGCCACCCATCCGTCGGGTGCTTCGTGAACCATTGCGGGTTTGGGTCCATGTGGGAGTCACTGCTGGGCGATTGCCAAATAGTGATGGTCCCACATCTGGCTGACCAGATCCTGAACACGAGACTGCTGGCCAACGAACTGAAAGTGGGCATCGAagtggagagaaaagagagcgGGTGGTTCTCGAAGGAGAGCTTGTGCAGAGCCATCAAGAGCGTGATGGATGAAAAGAGTGAAGTGGGTCTGTTGGTGAAGAAGAACCATGCGAAGTGGAGAGAGGTTCTGGTGAGCCCTAACTTCATGACTGGCTACATCGACAGGTTTATTCAGAATCTGCAGGAGCTTCATATGAAAAATTAGAGGTATTGATATAGAGAGATCCTAAATGAACTTCGAGTTTGATGAATGAATTGGATCTACACGATCTTTTAGAATGAGCAAACTTTTTTATGGGTATTGGTCCTATTAAAAACAATTCCTTTGTTGGATTCCTCATTTTGCAGTATTACATCATTTTGCAAGATGACTTTATAAGCTAATCTTATTGTATGTAATATTTATCGCTTGAAAGTGCTGTGCAATATTGCAAGGTAGCAGGCTGGCTCGAGCAAAATCATGGTGCAGGATCAACCGAGCTTAACAGGGATGCAACAGCCCCTTCTTAACGTTATACATATTTAAATCTCGATAAGTACTCCAACCTTATATGCTAGACTTAGGAGGCACATCCATTTCTATTGACGATTAGATTTTCACGTGAAAGCACTAGATTAAGCTAATTAAACCCGTAATCCTGCATTGAATACTAGACTATAGGAGCACATCCCTATAGGTTGATAATTTAGATttgcaaatgaaaattcaatactAACCTAACGAAACCTTATGGGTGTGGTTGGTTCGAAAGTGAGCCGGTATCCAACTTAAAATAGGAAACTTACTCTATGACCACCGATACAAAAAGATTAAAACAGGACCAAACTATTAGGTTCTAAAACTATCGGTTCTAGGTTCTACCTAGAAATCAACTCATTTTATGTACTTGGTAATCAAAgtcttataataaaatataaaaattgcaccatttcaatatgaaattatatgaaattataCATTGGTCAAATATTGTTGACTGGTCATGTTGAAGATCACAGTTCGATTTTCGATTGGGtgccgatttttttttaagagacgTCAAAACCTATTCATAATTGTTTTATTCGAGGAACTAGACTAGTTGAATTGGTTTTAGAATTGGGCCTTAGGTAGAGCCATGGTTTTGGCCTTGGAACTAACAACCGAACTAGTCCTAGATCCGTTTTAGATCCGTGGCAATCAAGGACCCAACCGGTTCTCCCTAGAATCAACTTTGAACTAGTTGGTACAAGCTAATTTTGATCAAAGTCCTGGATTGAACCTAaaccaatgctcacccctaacctAGACTGTCATTCATTGCCTCCCTCCCCTTTCGCCCCtatttttctctccctcccttctctAGCTCATCGTTATCGTCTTCTTGTTATCATGATAGcatagatgatgatgatgattaggCTAACCAAGGAAGTCACCCCACGTGCTCTGCGCTAGCGACCCCATTAACATAATAATAatccagaaaaaaataaatagacgTTGAAAGCAATTGATGATAGACAATGACAAATGGACGCCAAAAGCAATTGATGATAGACAGCAACGGAGGGAGAGTTGCCAAAGGTCCAGTGATATTTTATATCTCAATAATTGGGAGTATGATCAATAACTAGTAGGTGTTAGCAGACTTGTGGATGGATTGCGTGGATCATGGCCTGATTGGGGGAGCCCACGGACTTAATCAAATCAACTCAGAAACTTTGTCAATTTCTAGCCGTGGGCTCAATTTCTCGCCAAAAATTTATTGTTGTTCTAGAAATCTTGTTATGCGTGTCTTAAGTTTGTGCCAGTCAgaacttcaattttttaatgcagGGAAAATGCATGGAGTGTCACGTGGGGTGGCGTTGTTTTTCATCCCTTACGGCAGGTGCAGTAGTGGGTGGTATTAGATTATTATTAGGTCTAGTGATATTTTATATATCAATAATTGGGAGTATGATCGATAATTAGTAGGTGTTAGGAAACTTGTGGATGGATCGCAGGGATCATGGCCTGATTGAGGGAGCCCATGGACTCAATCGAACCAGCTCGCCCTTCCCCCCACcccatagaaaaaaaaaaaactgcttcATGCTTCGTGCTTCGTGCATTAATATTGTTAATTCATGGAATTTTACGAAAATCTCTCTGTCCTGCAACCTTAAAGTTGGGAGGAAATCACCCTAATTGGATTATAAACCTCTTGTAtgaatgccaattcaatcttaaaagtttttcaattttacctaaatatatatgtgaaattcTAATGCAAGTCCTTCCGGTTCTCATCGATAATCGTTGGTGTGATGATCTCAATCATCGTTGGCCATTTTATATAACGCGGCCTGCATCAACAATTTCCAGAGAGGATCGGCCAAAAGgactattttgaaatttcatgcaaaaaattaagactaaattgaaaattttgaaaaatttagaactaaatcgacATTTCAACAATAGATTTACAATCAATAGGTTAAATTTCCCGTAAAGTCAAGTattgtggataaattttatcttgcTCCTCCAAAGTTTGCCAGTACACTCAACATTGCCCAATTTGGTTGTGCGTATGGTCTCCTCGTGTCTTTAAGCGAAATAATCATTGAGAGTGAGAATTATTTTGTGTTGTCAATGCACAGCACATGCACATTGTGGGCGAAAATACGTATTTCTTCCTTTATGAAAGATTTGTGTGAAATTAAGATGTGCAAAATTTTTAATGCTAGGAGTTTCCATATCTCTCGCTCTTTTTTAAAATGCTTAAACTTGCCATATCATCCTAGCTTTGTCAAGTACATTAATAAAGCTTGATCGgacaaatcataaaaattatgaaatttcgagttggaacaaattaaaagtcaaaGGATCCCATTGCAAATAGGCATAAGTTATAGGACAAGAAATGGAATTATCCCGCTGTTCTTCTACAACTAGGAACATGCCGAGGACGCTTGTTATTGTAGAGTTGATCATGGGCCTTTTTAGTCCGGTTAGGCCCGCCCAAAACCCATTCAAGTCCATTGGTAGGCCCATGTGCACCTAGAAAACTATGTCCGCCTTTTTCAGGCCCAATCTGTCGAAGTGGATCCATCGAGGCAGCCGACTTTGATCCGTTCAAGCCCTCCCATTAATCAAGTTCATTCCTCGCAAATTAACGGCAATTAGACTCTCTTTTTATCTTCCAAAtagcaaaaaaatattaataattccCTCGTaccaaaaataatataacaaCTTATATGGCACACAATCTGCGTACTTTGGATTTTTGCGGGATCCATCCCGCATCGTCATTATTATGGTTTAAAAAATTAACCAACTATCCAAATCAATGACGATCAATGTGGATTgtatataaaaaagaatatagtGATTATCTAAAATTGTGccataataaaactaatttcaTTCGCCGCAACTTTCTCTCCGACAATATCAACACCATGTGATCGTGAATATACACATTTTTGGTAAAAGGAACGTTAGAAAATTGCTAATACGTAGCACCATGAGTACAAAGTGCTTCTTGCATCAACTACAAGGTTAAAAAACTTGTTTATTTGTTAGATACTCACATTGTTGCCTAATACTAATTCAGTATTCTAAATTCGAAGgataactaattattttatctTAGAGTAAGGCCCAATTGTTAGAGGAAACATATTGATATATCTAAACAAAGTTTCCCAAGTGTAAATTCTCTACGGATTTATGTTTTTCAAACTTATGATATCCTCAATGCATCACCTAATTTGCCTTTCCATAATAATTTTCTCTTGACCTTTTCATTCATTGTAAATCAAAAAACACGAAAATCTTCTAccattgagaaaatattagatatACCAATCTTGTCACGTAGGTGGTAAAACACTCCATTCAGTGCTTGTCACATGTCTAGGTGGGCCCACTGATCAATCCCTGGCCTCTCTTCTATCTTCTGCACCTCCAAGGCCAAACCACTTGCTAATCCCCCTCCAAAAACGGCTCCACCATTGAGGTCATTCGCTGCCCCCTCAACTCAAAAAATAAGCCCAAGCACCCTATCGTCATCACCTGTAACCCTACGCCCTCTCTTAGCCCCTACATCCTCGAGATCCCATGCAACTCCAATGTCGTCGCCTCCCTCCATAGCTTCTAGATCTAAGGAGGGCTCGACCCTTGCACGTGGGTTGAGTCCTCTCTAAATTTAGCAAGATCGACCCTCGCCATATGGCCAAGTACCAGCCATAGGTCAAAGGGAACAAAagggtgaaaaagaaaagaaactagaGGTGtagaagaggggagagagacaaAGGGACTGATCGGTGGGCCCATCTGGACACGTAGCGAGTGTTGAATGGAGTGTCATACCACCTACGTGAGAAGATTAgcctacctaatattttttcagatttcaaAGGCAGGGTCAAACATTCCTGTCTGCCTTTCACGTTCGGTAGAGACAGACCAGGAGTGGCTCATCATCAATCCGTTAAACCCAAGCACCGCATTCTCATTATTTGCGAAATGATCGATCCAACACAAAAACTAAGAAGAAAAACTACCATGCGTTGATACTcgtaaaggaaaaaagaaaatcaagacatCTCGCAGACCCTCCTAACTCACAAGAGGAATTACTAATAGCAATGTCGGAGGGGACGAATTCAAAGTTTCACACAGCTATGTTTCCATGGTCCGCAGTTGGTCACATGACCCCATTCCTCCACCTCTCCAACGAAATCGCCAAGAGAGGCCATAatatctccttcttcttgccCAGGAAAGCCCTAATTCTCTTGGAAAACCTCAATCTACACCCCAACCTCATCACCTTCCACCCGCTCACCATCCCCTCGGTCGCTACCCTCCCTCTGGGGACTGAAACCGCATCCGACATCCCCATCTCCGACACTCCCTCTCTCGCCGCTGCCATGGACCTCAACCGCCCCCAGTTAGAGGTCTCCCTGCAGGCCATGCGGCCCGACTTCATCTTCTACGACACTGCTTACTGGATCCCCCAAGTGACCAGGCCGCTCGGCATCAGGACAGTCTGTGATAATGTTGTTTCCGCGGCTGCAATCGCCATCGTCCTCGTGCCAGCGCCCGAGGTGACCCTAGGGAAGCCGCTCACGGAGGAAGAGCTGGGGAGCCACCTGTAAGTAAAGGTAGCAAAATGGATCTTAGACCAtaaatgacccatttaaatcataaatgggtcatatatggatcacttacttttttaaaaaattgattaaatgggTTTGAAAATTGAAAGCTTAAGATAAAGGAGTCTTAAATTGGTTAGACTTAAAACCTATTTTCAACCCAAGCCCCacactctctcttttctctttaactttataaaactaattttttcataaaaattgaaattatagttatttttctttttctttttcttttttttccttcttattttccttcttcctcctt
The window above is part of the Eucalyptus grandis isolate ANBG69807.140 chromosome 6, ASM1654582v1, whole genome shotgun sequence genome. Proteins encoded here:
- the LOC104430978 gene encoding LOW QUALITY PROTEIN: anthocyanidin 3-O-glucoside 2'''-O-xylosyltransferase-like (The sequence of the model RefSeq protein was modified relative to this genomic sequence to represent the inferred CDS: inserted 1 base in 1 codon), translated to MSEETISKFHMAMFPWFAVGHITPYLHLSNELAKRGHKISFFLPRKALILLENLNLHPNLITFHPLTVPSVATLPPGTETASDIPFSDSPFLAAAMDLTRPQLEVSLQAMQPDFIFYDYAHWIPQVARPLGIRTVCYNVISAAAIAMVLVPAREVTQGKPCTEEELEKPPNGYPSKTAVLRGSEARPLIFISLLSGDNITFYGRGTTAMRECDAIALRTCQEIERDFCAYISGQYGKPVFLTGPVLPKPDMKLLDEKWAEWLGQFKPGSVVFCAFGSQHVLEKGQFQELLRGFESTGLPFLISLRPPIGTNSVEEAFPEGFEERVRGXGVVHGGWVQQPLILSHPSVGCFVNHCGFGSMWESLLGDCQIVMVPHLADQILNTRLLANELKVGIEVERKESGWFSKESLCRAIKSVMDEKSEVGLLVKKNHAKWREVLVSPNFMTGYIDRFIQNLQELHMKN